TGCGGCGCAAACAATCTGCTTTGAGCGAAGCACTCACAGGTCGAGTGCGAGAGCATCATCGCTTTTTGATCCAAACCCATCTTGAGCAACTCGAGTTTCTCGAAGCCCATGTGCAACAGTTCGATGAGCGAATTGAGCAGTTGATTCAATCTCAATCTCTCCCACCTGGCTCTGAGCCCCTAGCACCTGCCGACTCCACAGATGATGGCTCTGAGCGATGGTTATCCTGGCAGCAGGCGATGACGCTCCTCGATACCATTCCTGGGGTGGCTCGTCGAAGCGCTGAACTGCTGTTGGCAGAAGTTGGGGTAGATATGGGACGCTTTCCCAGTGCGGCTCACTTGTGTAAGTGGGCGGGAATTTGTCCGGGCAATCATGAGAGTGCGGGCAAGCAGTATTCGGGTAAGACCCCACCGAGTAATCGTTGGCTGCGGGGGATGTTGGTGCAGATGGCGAATGCGGCGGTACGCTGTAAAACCTCCTACTTTGCTAGTGTTTATCGTCGCTTAGCTCCAAGGCGAGGACACAAGCGAGCGATTGTTGCCGTGGCCCATCGATTGTTGATCGCGGTCTACCATATGTTGAAGCAGCATCAGCCCTATCGAGATTACCGGGCTAGCGATACTGGAAAACGCTCCCAAGAACAACGTTTGAAGAGGCTGCAACAACAGGTCGAGCGGTTGGGCTATCAGGTTCAACTCGTTCCGCTTACTGTTGCTCAACCTTAGGGATAGCTCTTGATTTTCAAAGCAGGTCTAATGATTTCATTGAGTCGAACCAGCAAATCCTTCTTCTCATTGAGTTTGCTTTGGCGTTTTTCCCAATCCCAAAACCCTGGCTGGCTCATTGAATCTACCTCGACCGCTTCATCACTACGATCTCATAATTTGTCTCGGCCTAAAATACCTCTTCATGAATTTTTCGAGATGAACTAACATCAGGTTGCAGAGAAAGCTCCAGAGGTCATCATCTCCCAAAGTCAATTTGCTGAGTTTCTGATTTTTTTGTCCATAATGAAAGTCATGTAATTAACAGTATTAATTACAATTAATCACAGCTTGCATTTGGGGAGAGTTTTATGATTGCCCTATCTGGAATTACGATCCAAAGCAAGATTTATGAGAGCTTGGCGTCTTTAGTGTATCGGGGCATTAGGGAAGAAGATTGTCAGGAAATCATTATCAAACTGCTCAAGCAGGATTATCCTTCTCCCCAGGAATTAACGCGCTACAGGCAGGAATATGCCATTACCCGATCGCTAGATGTAGAAGGTGTAATCAGAGCCTACAGCCAACAAGACTATCAACGTACGCTCGTCATTCTTCTAGAAGATTTTGGCGGGGAGTCCCTGGAGTATTGGATACAGCAGCGCTCAGAAACTTTCTGCCCCATGCCTGTCTCTGAGTTTCTTCCGCTTGCCATCAAGCTCAGCAAAATTTTAGGCAGAATCCATACTGCTAATGTCATTCATAAAGATATTAATCCTGGCAACATCGTTCTCAATCCCAATACTGGCGTTGTCAAAATCATCGATTTTGGAATTGCTACTCAATTTAATCGCACCAATCGCAGGTTTAAAGGTTCGCATGTATTAGAGGGCACTCTCGCTTATCTCTCTCCGGAGCAGACTGGGCGGATGAATCGTCCGATCGATTACCGCACCGATTTTTACTCACTTGGAGTGACGTTCTACAAATTACTTACCGGACAAGTGCCGTTTCCGACAACGGATATCCTTGAACTTGTCCATTGTCATCTTGCCAAACCTCCTATACCACCGTATGAATTGAATCCTCAGATTCCCCAGCCAGTTTCAGATATTATCTTGAAATTGATGGCGAAGAATGCCGAGGATCGCTATCAAAGCGCTTGGGGCATCAAAGCAGATTTAGAGAACTGCGCTGTTCAACTCGAACCAAAGGGTCAAATTAATCCTTTTCGGTTGGGTTTGCAAGATGTTTCCGATCAATTTCAGATTCCTCAGAAGCTGTATGGGCGAGAGGTAGAGCTTGCAGCATTACTGGAAATATTTGACAGAGTAGCTGAAGGGAAGGATATCGACGAAGATGCCCAGGTAGAGAGCATAGAAAAGCTGCAATTCAAAGTCGAGATGATGTTGGTCTCTGGCTATTCTGGGGTTGGTAAATCAGCCTTAGTGCAGGAACTGTACAAGCCGATTACGGCAAAGCGCGGGTATTTTATCTCAGGTAAGTTTGACCAGTTGCAGCGCAATATTCCCTACAGTGCAATTGTGGATGCCTTGCGAAAACTGGTGCAGCAACTGCTGAGTGAACCAGATGAGCAGTTACAACGGTGGCGATCGCGCCTTCTCACTGCCTTAGGCAGCAATGGACAATTGATTATTGATGTCATTCCCGAAGTCGAACTGATCATTGGCAAACAGCCCCCTGTAACGGAAGGTGGGGCAACGGAAGCGCAAAATCGCTTTAATCGAGTCTTTCAACAGTTTATTCGGGTGTTTTGTTCTGAAGAACATCCGTTGGTTATCTTCCTGGATGATTTGCAGTGGATTGACTCTGCCACCCTGAAGTTAATTGAGTTGATACTGCTCGATGAGCAAACCCAAGCGCTATTTCTGATCGGAGCCTATCGAGACAATGAAGTCACTGCAACCCATCCACTAGCGCTGTCATTGGAGCACTTGCGAAAGCGAGGGGTAGTGCCTCAGAAAATCGTTCTAGCACCCCTCACACTGGAACCGCTGAATCAGTTAATTGCCGAGACGATGCATCAGAGTGCAGACAAGATTGCTTCCCTAGCCGAGTTAGTGCTACACAAAACAGAAGGCAATCCCTTCTTTGTGGGCGAATTTTTGCGATCGCTATACAGTGAGAATCTGTTGAGCTTTAATCCTGAACAGCGAAGCTGGCAGTGGGACATTGCTCAGATTGAAGCTCAGAATATTACTGATAATGTAGTGGAGTTGCTGCTGCTCAAGTTAAAGAAACTGCCAGAAAACACCCAGCAACTGCTTCAATTAGCCGCCTGCATCGGAGCTGAATTTGATTTGGAGACGTTGGCGATCGTCTTTCAGCAATCGCCTCAAACAGTTTTTCAGGATTTGTTAGCAGCCATCCAAGCTGGACTCATTCAACCCTTCTCTGAGTTAGACGAGAACTTGTTAGTTCAAGAGTATAAGTTTTTGCACGATCGCGTACAGCAAGCAGCATACGCCTTAATTGATGAGTCGCAGAAACAAATTGTTCATCTTCAAATCGGTCGCAATCTACTGGAAAAATCCTCACTAGAGCGGATAACAGAGCGATTGTTTGAAATTGTTGATCATCTCAATCATGGGATTGCTCTCGCCACTGATCAAGCTGAACGGAATGAGATTGCCAAATTGAATTTGCAAGCAGGTGAGAAAGCGCTGGCAGCGACGGCTTATGAAGCTGCTTTCCAGTATTTCAAGGCAGGGCTTGAACTGCTTGATGTAGAGAGCTGGCAGCATGAGTATGACTTGACCTTGGCGTTGCATTCGGGGGCAGCAGAGGCAGCCTACCTCAGTGGTCACTTTGACGAAATGGAGCGGCTTGTCGAAGCAGTGCTCAGTCATACAAAGACAGTGCTAGACACCGTGAAAGCTTACGACAGCAGGATTCAAGCTTGGCTGTCGCGGGGAGACTCTAAAGAAGCCCTAAAAGCTGGTTTGGAAGTGCTGCAACTCTTGGGAATTAGTTTAGTAGAAGCCCCAAGTCAGTTAGACGTTGAAGCAGGATTAGAGGAAACCGCTTCACGATTGGCTGGGCGGGAAATCGAAGATTTGATTGATCTGCCAGAGATGGCTGAACCTGTCCCACTAGCAGCAATCTACATTTTAGCAAGCACAGTGGGTGCGGCTTTTATGGTGTCACCCGCTCTGATGGTGCTGATTGTGTGCAAGATGGTGAATTTGTCGATTACCAATGGAAACGCTATCTGGTCGCTGCTTGGTTATGCTACCTATGGCATGATGCTCTGTGGAGTTGTACAAGACATTGAACTGGGCTATCGATTTGGCAAACTATCCTTAAATTTAGCGAAAAGATCAAGTAACAAGAAAGGTAACTGCAAAGCATTGCTAGTGGCGGGTTTCCACATAATTCACTGGAAAGACCACCTTAAAGAGACGTTCCCCGTTTTAGCCGATGGTTATCAAAGCGGGATAGAAAGTGGAGAGTTTGAATTTGCGGGTTATTGTGCATTTAGTCTATGTTATTGCCCCTTTTTTGCAGGACAAGAACTGACAGAACTGGAACAACAAACAGCGATTTATCGTAAAGCTGCCAGTCAAATTAGACGAGAGACTGTTTCCACTTGGCTCGCAATGTTGCAGCAAACGATCCTTAACCTGCGAGGTCAATCTGAAAATCCAAGTCGCTTAGTGGGTTATCTCTATGACGAAGAGGAAACACTATCACAGGCGATCGCGGTCAAGGATGGAACTAGCCTTCACTACTTTTACTTAAATAAGCTGGTTTTATGCTATCTGTTCGGGGATTATGAGCAAGCTGCAAAAACGGCTACTTTGTCAGAACAATATTTAAGCGCAGCCACAGCATTAGTCTCTGTACCGCCATTTCATTTCTATGACTCCCTCATATTTTTGAGCTTGTGGGCAAATGCTTCAAACCCTGAAAAAGCAGCTTGGTTGTATCGCGTTAATGCCAACCAGGAGAAGATGCAGAAATGGGCACACCACGCCCCCATGAATTTTTTGCATAAATTTCAGTTAGTTGAAGCAGAGAAAGCAAGAGTGTTGGGTCAGTTTTTTGAAGCAGAGGAGTTTTACGAACAAGCCATTCAAGGTGCTAAAGAAAACGAGTATCTTCAAGAAGAAGCCTTAGCCTATGAGTTAGCAGCTAAACATTACTTGGCTCGTGGTCGAGAAAAGTTTGCTCAGCTTTATATGAAGGAAGCTCACTACTGCTATGAGCGGTGGGGCGCAATGGCAAAGGTCAAAGATTTAGAGATCCGCTATCCCTCATCCTTTCC
This genomic interval from Trichocoleus desertorum ATA4-8-CV12 contains the following:
- a CDS encoding IS110 family transposase, giving the protein MQVTHERCAGIDVHKKTVVVCCLNSSENGKPNRETRTYGTTTRELLSLCDWLSSEHITHVAMESTGEYWKPVYNLLESSFEVRVVNSHHFKQVPGRKTDVKDAEWLAELLSYGLVRGSFIPPLPQRDLRDLTRQRTTLIRDKACVINRLQKVLEWANLKLASVVTDISGVSARAMLKALVNGTESPEALAEHAKGRLRRKQSALSEALTGRVREHHRFLIQTHLEQLEFLEAHVQQFDERIEQLIQSQSLPPGSEPLAPADSTDDGSERWLSWQQAMTLLDTIPGVARRSAELLLAEVGVDMGRFPSAAHLCKWAGICPGNHESAGKQYSGKTPPSNRWLRGMLVQMANAAVRCKTSYFASVYRRLAPRRGHKRAIVAVAHRLLIAVYHMLKQHQPYRDYRASDTGKRSQEQRLKRLQQQVERLGYQVQLVPLTVAQP
- a CDS encoding AAA family ATPase, which produces MIALSGITIQSKIYESLASLVYRGIREEDCQEIIIKLLKQDYPSPQELTRYRQEYAITRSLDVEGVIRAYSQQDYQRTLVILLEDFGGESLEYWIQQRSETFCPMPVSEFLPLAIKLSKILGRIHTANVIHKDINPGNIVLNPNTGVVKIIDFGIATQFNRTNRRFKGSHVLEGTLAYLSPEQTGRMNRPIDYRTDFYSLGVTFYKLLTGQVPFPTTDILELVHCHLAKPPIPPYELNPQIPQPVSDIILKLMAKNAEDRYQSAWGIKADLENCAVQLEPKGQINPFRLGLQDVSDQFQIPQKLYGREVELAALLEIFDRVAEGKDIDEDAQVESIEKLQFKVEMMLVSGYSGVGKSALVQELYKPITAKRGYFISGKFDQLQRNIPYSAIVDALRKLVQQLLSEPDEQLQRWRSRLLTALGSNGQLIIDVIPEVELIIGKQPPVTEGGATEAQNRFNRVFQQFIRVFCSEEHPLVIFLDDLQWIDSATLKLIELILLDEQTQALFLIGAYRDNEVTATHPLALSLEHLRKRGVVPQKIVLAPLTLEPLNQLIAETMHQSADKIASLAELVLHKTEGNPFFVGEFLRSLYSENLLSFNPEQRSWQWDIAQIEAQNITDNVVELLLLKLKKLPENTQQLLQLAACIGAEFDLETLAIVFQQSPQTVFQDLLAAIQAGLIQPFSELDENLLVQEYKFLHDRVQQAAYALIDESQKQIVHLQIGRNLLEKSSLERITERLFEIVDHLNHGIALATDQAERNEIAKLNLQAGEKALAATAYEAAFQYFKAGLELLDVESWQHEYDLTLALHSGAAEAAYLSGHFDEMERLVEAVLSHTKTVLDTVKAYDSRIQAWLSRGDSKEALKAGLEVLQLLGISLVEAPSQLDVEAGLEETASRLAGREIEDLIDLPEMAEPVPLAAIYILASTVGAAFMVSPALMVLIVCKMVNLSITNGNAIWSLLGYATYGMMLCGVVQDIELGYRFGKLSLNLAKRSSNKKGNCKALLVAGFHIIHWKDHLKETFPVLADGYQSGIESGEFEFAGYCAFSLCYCPFFAGQELTELEQQTAIYRKAASQIRRETVSTWLAMLQQTILNLRGQSENPSRLVGYLYDEEETLSQAIAVKDGTSLHYFYLNKLVLCYLFGDYEQAAKTATLSEQYLSAATALVSVPPFHFYDSLIFLSLWANASNPEKAAWLYRVNANQEKMQKWAHHAPMNFLHKFQLVEAEKARVLGQFFEAEEFYEQAIQGAKENEYLQEEALAYELAAKHYLARGREKFAQLYMKEAHYCYERWGAMAKVKDLEIRYPSSFPQSGNIDSIPIRTTAGTTSNTSQGALDLAAVMKASQAISSEIELEQLLYSLMQLLIENAGAQTGYLLLENAGEWTIAAACELTDGEQVCATQVLLSAPIANRLPESIIQYVIRTHESVILNDAARDSKFINDSYIQHHQVQSVLCLPLLNQSNLVGVLYLENRLVTGVFTAERSQLLNLLSTQAAIAIENARLYSKLRARESQMAQFLEAIPVGIGIVDAAGRPYYANQRGVQLMGKGIDPSVAPDEIPEVYQFYLAGTNQIYPTERLPIIRALSGERTTVDDMEIHQDRIPIEVWGTPVFDEQGNVVYAIAAFQDITERKQAEQLLADYNRTLEQQVAERTSALQRSEAKLRRRERELRLIANALPALIGYVNANRCYQFINRTYEVWFNRSRDQILGNPVRQLLGEAVYQRVEPYINQVFAGQTVNFEAEIPLPLGKRYISATLIPDFDTNVQVRGFYSLITDLTEQRDAALRERRRAEQASVLEERNRMAREIHDTLAQSFTGILLQVGAATQMLSDDLIISKTHLEILEIIDELARTGLAEARRSVTALRPQLLEEGNLQSALQRLVNQIRATANTNLIYRTQGEAFSLPAEVEDHLLRIGQEALTNAMRYANASGILVELTYNNTQCLLRVKDDGQGFGVGTIPLGSGFGLLGMSERAELIGAQLTIQSQPGQGTEITVIVNRA